From one Oncorhynchus keta strain PuntledgeMale-10-30-2019 chromosome 30, Oket_V2, whole genome shotgun sequence genomic stretch:
- the LOC127913683 gene encoding DNA-directed RNA polymerase II subunit RPB1-like isoform X23: MSVHNKVLLYLLNSPINKAGPTSPSFYLLNSTINKAGPTGPSFYLLNNTINKAGPTSPSFYLLNSTINKAGPTSPSFYLLNSTINKAGPTSPSFYLLNSTINKAGPTSPSFYLLNSTINKAGPTSPSFYLLNSTINKASPTSPSFYLLNSTINKAGPTGPSFYLLNNTINKAGPTSPSFYLLNSTINKAGPTSPSFYLLNSTINKAGPTGPSFYLLNNTINKAGPTIPSFYLLNSTINKAGPTSPSFYLLNSTINKAGPTSPSFYLLNSTINKAGPTSPSFYLLNSTINKAGPTSPSFYLLNSTINKASPTGPSFYLLNSTINKAGPTGPSFYLLNNTINKAGPTSPSFYLLNSTINKAGPTSPSFYLLNSTINKAGPTGPSFYLLNNTINKAGPTSPSFYLLNSTINKAGPTSPSFYLLNSTINKAGPTGPSFYLLNSTINKEGPTGPIFYLHNSTINKAGPTGPSFYLLNSTINKAGPTGPSFYLLNSTINKAGPTGPSFYLLNSTINKTGPTGPSLYLLNSTNNKAGPTSPSFYLLNSTINKASPTGPSFYLLNSISNKAGPTGPSFYLLNSIINKAGPIDPSFYLLNSTINKAGTTGPSFYLLNSTINKASPTGPSFYLLNSTINKASPTGPSFYLLNSTINKAGPTGPSFYLLNSTINKAGPTGPSFYLLNNIINKAGPTGPSFVAL, from the exons aTGTCTGTTCATAATAAAGTgttgctctaccttcttaacagccctatcaacaaggcaggtcctacaagccctagtttctaccttcttaacagcactatcaacaaggcaggtcctacaggccctagtttctaccttcttaacaacactatcaacaaggcaggtcctacaagccctagtttctaccttcttaacagcactatcaacaaggcaggtcctacaagccctagtttctaccttcttaacagcactatcaacaaggcaggtcctacaagccctagtttctaccttcttaacagcactatcaacaaggcag gtcctacaagccctagtttctaccttcttaacagcactatcaacaaggcaggtcctacaagccctagtttctaccttcttaacagcactatcaacaaggcaagtcctacaagccctagtttctaccttcttaacagcactatcaacaaggcaggtcctacaggccctagtttctaccttcttaacaacactatcaacaaggcaggtcctacaagccctagtttctaccttcttaacagcactatcaacaaggcaggtcctacaagccctagtttctaccttcttaacagcactatcaacaaggcaggtcctacaggccctagtttctaccttcttaacaacactatcaacaaggcaggtcctacaatccctagtttctaccttcttaacagcactatcaacaaggcaggtcctacaagccctagtttctaccttcttaacagcactatcaacaaggcaggtcctacaagccctagtttctaccttcttaacagtactatcaacaaggcag gtcctacaagccctagtttctaccttcttaacagcactatcaacaaggcaggtcctacaagccctagtttctaccttcttaacagcactatcaacaaggcaagtcctacaggccctagtttctaccttcttaacagcactatcaacaaggcaggtcctacaggccctagtttctaccttcttaacaacactatcaacaaggcaggtcctacaagccctagtttctaccttcttaacagcactatcaacaaggcaggtcctacaagccctagtttctaccttcttaacagcactatcaacaaggcaggtcctacaggccctagtttctaccttcttaacaacactatcaacaaggcag gtcctacaagccctagtttctaccttcttaacagcactatcaacaaggcag gtcctacaagccctagtttctaccttcttaacagcactatcaacaaggcaggtcctacaggccctagtttctaccttcttaacagcactatcaacaaggaaggtcctacaggccctattTTCTACCTTcataacagcactatcaacaaggcaggtcctacaggccctagtttctaccttcttaacagcactatcaacaaggcaggtcctacaggccctagtttctaccttcttaacagcactatcaacaaggcaggtcctacaggccctagtttctaccttcttaacagcactatcaacaagacaggtcctacaggccctagtttataccttcttaacagcactaacaacaaggcaggtcctacaagccctagtttctaccttcttaacagcactatcaacaaggcaagtcctacaggccctagtttctaccttcttaacagtatcagcaacaaggcaggtcctacaggccctagtttctaccttcttaacagcattatcaacaaggcaggtcctatagaccctagtttctaccttcttaacagcactatcaacaaggcag gtactacaggccctagtttctaccttcttaacagcactatcaacaaggcaagtcctacaggccctagtttctaccttcttaacagcactatcaacaaggcaa gtcctacaggccctagtttctaccttcttaacagcactatcaacaaggcaggtcctacaggccctagtttctaccttcttaacagcacgatcaacaaggcaggtcctacaggccctagtttctaccttcttaacaacattatcaacaaggcaggtcctacaggccctagttttgtcgcactttga
- the LOC127913683 gene encoding DNA-directed RNA polymerase II subunit RPB1-like isoform X7 codes for MSVHNKVLLYLLNSPINKAGPTSPSFYLLNSTINKAGPTGPSFYLLNNTINKAGPTSPSFYLLNSTINKAGPTSPSFYLLNSTINKAGPTSPSFYLLNSTINKAGPTSPSFYLLNSTINKAGPTSPSFYLLNSTINKASPTSPSFYLLNSTINKAGPTGPSFYLLNNTINKAGPTSPSFYLLNSTINKAGPTSPSFYLLNSTINKAGPTGPSFYLLNNTINKAGPTSPSFYLLNSTINKAGPTSPSFYLLNSTINKAGPTSPSFYLLNSTINKAGPTSPSFYLLNSTINKASPTGPSFYLLNSTINKAGPTGPSFYLLNNTINKAGPTSPSFYLLNSTINKAGPTSPSFYLLNSTINKAGPTGPSFYLLNNTINKAGPTIPSFYLLNSTINKAGPTSPSFYLLNSTINKAGPTSPSFYLLNSTINKAGPTSPSFYLLNSTINKAGPTSPSFYLLNSTINKAGPTSPSFYLLNSTINKASPTGPSFYLLNSTINKAGPTGPSFYLLNSTINKAGPTSPSFYLNSTINKAGPTSPSFYLLNSTINKAGPTGPSFYLLNSTINKEGPTGPIFYLHNSTINKAGPTGPSFYLLNSTINKAGPTGPSFYLLNSTINKAGPTGPSFYLLNSTINKTGPTGPSLYLLNSTNNKAGPTSPSFYLLNSTINKASPTGPSFYLLNSISNKAGPTGPSFYLLNSIINKAGPIDPSFYLLNSTINKAGTTGPSFYLLNSTINKASPTGPSFYLLNSTINKASPTGPSFYLLNSTINKAGPTGPSFYLLNSTINKAGPTGPSFYLLNNIINKAGPTGPSFVAL; via the exons aTGTCTGTTCATAATAAAGTgttgctctaccttcttaacagccctatcaacaaggcaggtcctacaagccctagtttctaccttcttaacagcactatcaacaaggcaggtcctacaggccctagtttctaccttcttaacaacactatcaacaaggcaggtcctacaagccctagtttctaccttcttaacagcactatcaacaaggcaggtcctacaagccctagtttctaccttcttaacagcactatcaacaaggcaggtcctacaagccctagtttctaccttcttaacagcactatcaacaaggcag gtcctacaagccctagtttctaccttcttaacagcactatcaacaaggcaggtcctacaagccctagtttctaccttcttaacagcactatcaacaaggcaagtcctacaagccctagtttctaccttcttaacagcactatcaacaaggcaggtcctacaggccctagtttctaccttcttaacaacactatcaacaaggcaggtcctacaagccctagtttctaccttcttaacagcactatcaacaaggcaggtcctacaagccctagtttctaccttcttaacagcactatcaacaaggcaggtcctacaggccctagtttctaccttcttaacaacactatcaacaaggcag gtcctacaagccctagtttctaccttcttaacagcactatcaacaaggcaggtcctacaagccctagtttctaccttcttaacagtactatcaacaaggcag gtcctacaagccctagtttctaccttcttaacagcactatcaacaaggcaggtcctacaagccctagtttctaccttcttaacagcactatcaacaaggcaagtcctacaggccctagtttctaccttcttaacagcactatcaacaaggcaggtcctacaggccctagtttctaccttcttaacaacactatcaacaaggcaggtcctacaagccctagtttctaccttcttaacagcactatcaacaaggcaggtcctacaagccctagtttctaccttcttaacagcactatcaacaaggcaggtcctacaggccctagtttctaccttcttaacaacactatcaacaaggcaggtcctacaatccctagtttctaccttcttaacagcactatcaacaaggcaggtcctacaagccctagtttctaccttcttaacagcactatcaacaaggcaggtcctacaagccctagtttctaccttcttaacagtactatcaacaaggcaggtcctacaagccctagtttctaccttcttaacagcactatcaacaaggcaggtcctacaagccctagtttctaccttcttaacagcactatcaacaaggcaggtcctacaagccctagtttctaccttcttaacagcactatcaacaaggcaagtcctacaggccctagtttctaccttcttaacagcaccatcaacaaggcaggtcctacaggccctagtttctaccttcttaacagcactatcaacaaggcaggtcctacaagccctagtttctaccttaacagcactatcaacaaggcag gtcctacaagccctagtttctaccttcttaacagcactatcaacaaggcaggtcctacaggccctagtttctaccttcttaacagcactatcaacaaggaaggtcctacaggccctattTTCTACCTTcataacagcactatcaacaaggcaggtcctacaggccctagtttctaccttcttaacagcactatcaacaaggcaggtcctacaggccctagtttctaccttcttaacagcactatcaacaaggcaggtcctacaggccctagtttctaccttcttaacagcactatcaacaagacaggtcctacaggccctagtttataccttcttaacagcactaacaacaaggcaggtcctacaagccctagtttctaccttcttaacagcactatcaacaaggcaagtcctacaggccctagtttctaccttcttaacagtatcagcaacaaggcaggtcctacaggccctagtttctaccttcttaacagcattatcaacaaggcaggtcctatagaccctagtttctaccttcttaacagcactatcaacaaggcag gtactacaggccctagtttctaccttcttaacagcactatcaacaaggcaagtcctacaggccctagtttctaccttcttaacagcactatcaacaaggcaa gtcctacaggccctagtttctaccttcttaacagcactatcaacaaggcaggtcctacaggccctagtttctaccttcttaacagcacgatcaacaaggcaggtcctacaggccctagtttctaccttcttaacaacattatcaacaaggcaggtcctacaggccctagttttgtcgcactttga
- the LOC127913683 gene encoding DNA-directed RNA polymerase II subunit RPB1-like isoform X12, which produces MSVHNKVLLYLLNSPINKAGPTSPSFYLLNSTINKAGPTGPSFYLLNNTINKAGPTSPSFYLLNSTINKAGPTSPSFYLLNSTINKAGPTSPSFYLLNSTINKAGPTSPSFYLLNSTINKAGPTSPSFYLLNSTINKASPTSPSFYLLNSTINKAGPTGPSFYLLNNTINKAGPTSPSFYLLNSTINKAGPTSPSFYLLNSTINKAGPTGPSFYLLNNTINKAGPTIPSFYLLNSTINKAGPTSPSFYLLNSTINKAGPTSPSFYLLNSTINKAGPTSPSFYLLNSTINKAGPTSPSFYLLNSTINKASPTGPSFYLLNSTINKAGPTGPSFYLLNNTINKAGPTSPSFYLLNSTINKAGPTSPSFYLLNSTINKAGPTGPSFYLLNNTINKAGPTSPSFYLLNSTINKAGPTSPSFYLLNSTINKAGPTSPSFYLLNSTINKASPTGPSFYLLNSTINKAGPTGPSFYLLNSTINKAGPTSPSFYLNSTINKAGPTSPSFYLLNSTINKAGPTGPSFYLLNSTINKEGPTGPIFYLHNSTINKAGPTGPSFYLLNSTINKAGPTGPSFYLLNSTINKAGPTGPSFYLLNSTINKTGPTGPSLYLLNSTNNKAGPTSPSFYLLNSTINKASPTGPSFYLLNSISNKAGPTGPSFYLLNSIINKAGPIDPSFYLLNSTINKAGTTGPSFYLLNSTINKASPTGPSFYLLNSTINKASPTGPSFYLLNSTINKAGPTGPSFYLLNSTINKAGPTGPSFYLLNNIINKAGPTGPSFVAL; this is translated from the exons aTGTCTGTTCATAATAAAGTgttgctctaccttcttaacagccctatcaacaaggcaggtcctacaagccctagtttctaccttcttaacagcactatcaacaaggcaggtcctacaggccctagtttctaccttcttaacaacactatcaacaaggcaggtcctacaagccctagtttctaccttcttaacagcactatcaacaaggcaggtcctacaagccctagtttctaccttcttaacagcactatcaacaaggcaggtcctacaagccctagtttctaccttcttaacagcactatcaacaaggcag gtcctacaagccctagtttctaccttcttaacagcactatcaacaaggcaggtcctacaagccctagtttctaccttcttaacagcactatcaacaaggcaagtcctacaagccctagtttctaccttcttaacagcactatcaacaaggcaggtcctacaggccctagtttctaccttcttaacaacactatcaacaaggcaggtcctacaagccctagtttctaccttcttaacagcactatcaacaaggcaggtcctacaagccctagtttctaccttcttaacagcactatcaacaaggcaggtcctacaggccctagtttctaccttcttaacaacactatcaacaaggcaggtcctacaatccctagtttctaccttcttaacagcactatcaacaaggcaggtcctacaagccctagtttctaccttcttaacagcactatcaacaaggcaggtcctacaagccctagtttctaccttcttaacagtactatcaacaaggcag gtcctacaagccctagtttctaccttcttaacagcactatcaacaaggcaggtcctacaagccctagtttctaccttcttaacagcactatcaacaaggcaagtcctacaggccctagtttctaccttcttaacagcactatcaacaaggcaggtcctacaggccctagtttctaccttcttaacaacactatcaacaaggcaggtcctacaagccctagtttctaccttcttaacagcactatcaacaaggcaggtcctacaagccctagtttctaccttcttaacagcactatcaacaaggcaggtcctacaggccctagtttctaccttcttaacaacactatcaacaaggcag gtcctacaagccctagtttctaccttcttaacagcactatcaacaaggcaggtcctacaagccctagtttctaccttcttaacagcactatcaacaaggcaggtcctacaagccctagtttctaccttcttaacagcactatcaacaaggcaagtcctacaggccctagtttctaccttcttaacagcaccatcaacaaggcaggtcctacaggccctagtttctaccttcttaacagcactatcaacaaggcaggtcctacaagccctagtttctaccttaacagcactatcaacaaggcag gtcctacaagccctagtttctaccttcttaacagcactatcaacaaggcaggtcctacaggccctagtttctaccttcttaacagcactatcaacaaggaaggtcctacaggccctattTTCTACCTTcataacagcactatcaacaaggcaggtcctacaggccctagtttctaccttcttaacagcactatcaacaaggcaggtcctacaggccctagtttctaccttcttaacagcactatcaacaaggcaggtcctacaggccctagtttctaccttcttaacagcactatcaacaagacaggtcctacaggccctagtttataccttcttaacagcactaacaacaaggcaggtcctacaagccctagtttctaccttcttaacagcactatcaacaaggcaagtcctacaggccctagtttctaccttcttaacagtatcagcaacaaggcaggtcctacaggccctagtttctaccttcttaacagcattatcaacaaggcaggtcctatagaccctagtttctaccttcttaacagcactatcaacaaggcag gtactacaggccctagtttctaccttcttaacagcactatcaacaaggcaagtcctacaggccctagtttctaccttcttaacagcactatcaacaaggcaa gtcctacaggccctagtttctaccttcttaacagcactatcaacaaggcaggtcctacaggccctagtttctaccttcttaacagcacgatcaacaaggcaggtcctacaggccctagtttctaccttcttaacaacattatcaacaaggcaggtcctacaggccctagttttgtcgcactttga
- the LOC127913683 gene encoding DNA-directed RNA polymerase II subunit RPB1-like isoform X6, whose product MSVHNKVLLYLLNSPINKAGPTSPSFYLLNSTINKAGPTGPSFYLLNNTINKAGPTSPSFYLLNSTINKAGPTSPSFYLLNSTINKAGPTSPSFYLLNSTINKAGPTSPSFYLLNSTINKAGPTSPSFYLLNSTINKASPTSPSFYLLNSTINKAGPTGPSFYLLNNTINKAGPTSPSFYLLNSTINKAGPTSPSFYLLNSTINKAGPTGPSFYLLNNTINKAGPTIPSFYLLNSTINKAGPTSPSFYLLNSTINKAGPTSPSFYLLNSTINKAGPTSPSFYLLNSTINKAGPTSPSFYLLNSTINKASPTGPSFYLLNSTINKAGPTGPSFYLLNNTINKAGPTSPSFYLLNSTINKAGPTSPSFYLLNSTINKAGPTGPSFYLLNNTINKAGPTIPSFYLLNSTINKAGPTSPSFYLLNSTINKAGPTSPSFYLLNSTINKAGPTSPSFYLLNSTINKAGPTSPSFYLLNSTINKASPTGPSFYLLNSTINKAGPTGPSFYLLNSTINKAGPTSPSFYLNSTINKAGPTSPSFYLLNSTINKAGPTGPSFYLLNSTINKEGPTGPIFYLHNSTINKAGPTGPSFYLLNSTINKAGPTGPSFYLLNSTINKAGPTGPSFYLLNSTINKTGPTGPSLYLLNSTNNKAGPTSPSFYLLNSTINKASPTGPSFYLLNSISNKAGPTGPSFYLLNSIINKAGPIDPSFYLLNSTINKAGTTGPSFYLLNSTINKASPTGPSFYLLNSTINKASPTGPSFYLLNSTINKAGPTGPSFYLLNSTINKAGPTGPSFYLLNNIINKAGPTGPSFVAL is encoded by the exons aTGTCTGTTCATAATAAAGTgttgctctaccttcttaacagccctatcaacaaggcaggtcctacaagccctagtttctaccttcttaacagcactatcaacaaggcaggtcctacaggccctagtttctaccttcttaacaacactatcaacaaggcaggtcctacaagccctagtttctaccttcttaacagcactatcaacaaggcaggtcctacaagccctagtttctaccttcttaacagcactatcaacaaggcaggtcctacaagccctagtttctaccttcttaacagcactatcaacaaggcag gtcctacaagccctagtttctaccttcttaacagcactatcaacaaggcaggtcctacaagccctagtttctaccttcttaacagcactatcaacaaggcaagtcctacaagccctagtttctaccttcttaacagcactatcaacaaggcaggtcctacaggccctagtttctaccttcttaacaacactatcaacaaggcaggtcctacaagccctagtttctaccttcttaacagcactatcaacaaggcaggtcctacaagccctagtttctaccttcttaacagcactatcaacaaggcaggtcctacaggccctagtttctaccttcttaacaacactatcaacaaggcaggtcctacaatccctagtttctaccttcttaacagcactatcaacaaggcaggtcctacaagccctagtttctaccttcttaacagcactatcaacaaggcaggtcctacaagccctagtttctaccttcttaacagtactatcaacaaggcag gtcctacaagccctagtttctaccttcttaacagcactatcaacaaggcaggtcctacaagccctagtttctaccttcttaacagcactatcaacaaggcaagtcctacaggccctagtttctaccttcttaacagcactatcaacaaggcaggtcctacaggccctagtttctaccttcttaacaacactatcaacaaggcaggtcctacaagccctagtttctaccttcttaacagcactatcaacaaggcaggtcctacaagccctagtttctaccttcttaacagcactatcaacaaggcaggtcctacaggccctagtttctaccttcttaacaacactatcaacaaggcaggtcctacaatccctagtttctaccttcttaacagcactatcaacaaggcaggtcctacaagccctagtttctaccttcttaacagcactatcaacaaggcag gtcctacaagccctagtttctaccttcttaacagcactatcaacaaggcaggtcctacaagccctagtttctaccttcttaacagcactatcaacaaggcaggtcctacaagccctagtttctaccttcttaacagcactatcaacaaggcaagtcctacaggccctagtttctaccttcttaacagcaccatcaacaaggcaggtcctacaggccctagtttctaccttcttaacagcactatcaacaaggcaggtcctacaagccctagtttctaccttaacagcactatcaacaaggcag gtcctacaagccctagtttctaccttcttaacagcactatcaacaaggcaggtcctacaggccctagtttctaccttcttaacagcactatcaacaaggaaggtcctacaggccctattTTCTACCTTcataacagcactatcaacaaggcaggtcctacaggccctagtttctaccttcttaacagcactatcaacaaggcaggtcctacaggccctagtttctaccttcttaacagcactatcaacaaggcaggtcctacaggccctagtttctaccttcttaacagcactatcaacaagacaggtcctacaggccctagtttataccttcttaacagcactaacaacaaggcaggtcctacaagccctagtttctaccttcttaacagcactatcaacaaggcaagtcctacaggccctagtttctaccttcttaacagtatcagcaacaaggcaggtcctacaggccctagtttctaccttcttaacagcattatcaacaaggcaggtcctatagaccctagtttctaccttcttaacagcactatcaacaaggcag gtactacaggccctagtttctaccttcttaacagcactatcaacaaggcaagtcctacaggccctagtttctaccttcttaacagcactatcaacaaggcaa gtcctacaggccctagtttctaccttcttaacagcactatcaacaaggcaggtcctacaggccctagtttctaccttcttaacagcacgatcaacaaggcaggtcctacaggccctagtttctaccttcttaacaacattatcaacaaggcaggtcctacaggccctagttttgtcgcactttga